The DNA segment AAGGAAGCGTTGTGCGCCAGGGAGAACGAGGCGTACTGGATGGGCCCGCGGCCCGACGTCCACGGCCCGCAGGATCCCGGGGGAGTGGACCTCTACGTCGGCGGTGTGGAGCACGCGGTGCTGCACCTGCTGTATTCGCGGTTCTGGCACAAGGTGCTCTACGACCTGGGCCACGTGAGTTCGCGGGAGCCCTACCGCCGGCTGGTGAACCAGGGCTACATCCAGGCGTTCGCGTACACCGATTCGCGCGGGTCGTATGTGCCTGCCGCCGAGGTCGTCGAGCGGGACGGGAAGTTCTTCTGGCCCGGCCCCGACGGTGAGGTCGAGGTCTTTCAGGAGTTCGGCAAGATCGGCAAGAGCCTGAAGAACTCGGTCTCGCCGGACGAGATCTGCGACAACTACGGGGCCGACACCCTGCGGGTCTACGAGATGTCGATGGGCCCGCTGGAGGCGTCGCGGCCGTGGGCCACCAAGGATGTCGTGGGCGCGCACCGGTTCCTGCAGCGGGTGTGGCGGCTGGTGGTCGACGAGCAGACCGGTGCGGTGCGCGTCGCCAATCACGAGGCGCTCGACACCGACACGCTGCGGGTGTTGCACCGCACGGTGGCCGGCGTCTCGGAAGACTATGCGGCGCTTCGTAACAACACCGCGGCCGCCAAGCTGATCGAGTACACCAACCACCTCACCAAGGAGGGGGTGACGGCCCGCGCGGCCATCGAACCGCTGGTGCTGATGGTCGCCCCGCTGGCCCCGCATCTGGCCGAGGAACTGTGGCGGCGGATGGGCAACGACACGTCGCTGGCGCACGGGCCGTTCCCGGTGGCCGATCCGCAGTACCTGGTGACCGACACCGTCGAATACCCCGTGCAGGTCAACGGCAAGGTGCGCAGCCGCATCACCGTCGACGCCGATGCGGACAAGGGCACGCTCGAGGCGGCGGCGCTGGCCGACGAGAAGGTGCAAGCGTTCCTGAACGGCGCGACGCCGAGGAAGGTGATCGTCGTCCCCGGCCGCCTGGTCAACCTCGTCATCTAGCGATTTCGGTGTAGTTCGTTGCGCTCGCCGCAATCAACTACACCGAAACCGCCCGATGTGGAACCGGTTGAGCCCAGGTGGCGTCCTTTTGACGTGCTCAACGAGTATCTACGTCGACACGATGGCGTCTTGACACTGGATCAGGCCCTCGAGGTCGGGCTCAGTCGGTACGCCGTGAACAGGCGAGTGAAGTCGGGTCAGTGGCGTCGGTGTTCGCGTGGCGTGTACTTCGTCGACGACCGGCCGTTCACCGACGCGGCGCGCCTGCGCGCGGCGGTATGGGGTTACGGCGGCCACGCCGTCGCTAGTGGGCTGGCCGCCGCCTGGTGGCACGGCCTGACGATGTTCGCCCCGGATGTCGTCGAGGTGACCATGCCCCGCAATGGCAGCGGAAGGAGCCGACCGGGATCCAAGCTTCGCCGGCGTGATCTGGAGTCCGCCGACATCGATGTGCAGCGCGGCCTTCGGGTTACCGCCGTCCCGCTCACCGTCATCGAAGCAGCGGTGCGGATCCGCGGCGGCGCCAAGATCATGGACCGAGCGCTGCAGAACAACATGGAGCTCCGCCAACTCTGGCACGCACACCTACGTAACAAGGGCCGCTACGGCTCACCTGCGGCGCGAATCTTGTTGCAGGCGGCCGACACCGGTGCGCACTCCGAAGCGGAACGACTCTTCATCCGGTTGACTTTCCACAGTGAGTCGGGCGATTTCCACCACGATCGTGTCCGGCAGAACGCCATCACGCTGCTGGGCTGGCAGGTGTTGAGGTTCACCTGGCTGGACCTCACCGAGTATCCCGAACGGGTGATCGCCACCCTTCGCACCGTGATTTCGGTGTAGATCGTCGCGCTCACCGCAACCGACGACACCGAAATCACCTAGCGCGGGCGGACGATCACCTCGTGGATGTGCGCGTCGAGCGGGGCGTTGACCGCGTCGGCAGTCACCCGCGCGACTGTCTCGGCGCTCAGGAAGTCGGTCGGGTTGTAGTCGCGGCCCTCGTAGGCCCGCAGATCTTGCTGCATCTCGGTGGCGATCCGCCCGGGGTGCACGGACGTGACCCGCAGCCCGGGCTCGTCGTTGCGCAGGGAGTCGGCGAACGACCGCAACGCGAACTTGCTCGCCGAATACGACGCCAGCCCGGGTGAGGCGTTGATGCCCGACCCGGAATTGATGAACACCACCTGACCGTCCGAGGCCGCCCGCAGCGCAGGCAGGAGCGCCAGGGTCAGCGCCACTGCGCCGATCACGTTGACGTTCATGGTGGCCCGCCACTCGTCGACGGTCGACTCGGCGACCCGCGCCGGATAGGCGACACCGGCGTTGTGGATGAGCACGTCGAGTTCGACGATCGGTTCGACGGCCGCCGGGATCGCGTCGATGTCGTCGAAGTCGATCTCCCACGTGGTGGCCCCGAGCCGCTGCGCCACCTCGTCGAGCTGCGCCGATGGGCGCCCGGCGAGGAACAGCGTGTGGGTCGGCGCCAGCGCCGTGGCGACGGCCGCCCCGAGGCCGCGGCCGGCGCCTGTGATCATCGCGGTCGGCATGTCGCAACCCTACCGACCTGCGCGCAACGCCCAACCGTCGCATGATTGAACGGATGCCACACGATCCCAGCTTCGCGCCCACGCAACTCGCGGCCCGCGCCGCGTACCTCCTGCGCGGCAACGACCTGGGCGCGATGACCACCGCGGCGCCGCTGCTCTACCCGCACATGTGGAGCTGGGACGCGGCGTTCGTGGCGATCGGGCTGGCGCCGTTGAGCGTCGAGCGCGCGGTCGTCGAACTCGACACGTTGCTGTCCGCCCAGTGGCGCAACGGGATGATCCCGCACATCGTGTTCGCCAACGGTGTCGACGGCTACTTCCCCGGCCCGGCGCGGTGGGCGTGCTCGGCGCTGGCGGCCGACGCGCCCCGCACCCGCCACACGTCGGGCATCACGCAGCCTCCGGTGCACGCGATCGCGGTGCAGCGCATCCTCGACCACGCCAGGACCCGCGGCCGCTCGACGCGCGCGGTGGCCGAGGCGTTCCTCGACCGGCGCTGGGGCGACCTGGTGCGCTGGCACCGCTGGCTCGCCGAATGCCGGGACCAGAACGGTCGCGGCCGCATCACGCTGTACCACGGCTGGGAGTCCGGCATGGACAACTCCCCGCGGTGGGATGCCGCCTACGCCAAGGTGATTCCCGGTGCGGTGCCCGAGTACCAGCGTGAGGACAACGCGATCATCACCGACTCCAGCCAGCGGCCGTCCGACCACGAGTACGACCGCTATCTGTGGCTGCTCGAGGAGATGAAGTCCGCCCGCTACGACGATCATCTGCTCCCGAAGGTGATGAGCTTCGCCGTCGAGGACGTGTTCGTCTCGGCGATCTTCTCGGTGGCCTGTCAGGTGCTGGCCGAGATCGGGGAGGACTACAAGCGCCCGAACGCCGACGTGCGTGACCTCTACTCCTGGGCCGAGCGGTTCCGCGCCGGCGTCATCGAGACGAC comes from the Mycolicibacterium litorale genome and includes:
- a CDS encoding type IV toxin-antitoxin system AbiEi family antitoxin domain-containing protein: MLNEYLRRHDGVLTLDQALEVGLSRYAVNRRVKSGQWRRCSRGVYFVDDRPFTDAARLRAAVWGYGGHAVASGLAAAWWHGLTMFAPDVVEVTMPRNGSGRSRPGSKLRRRDLESADIDVQRGLRVTAVPLTVIEAAVRIRGGAKIMDRALQNNMELRQLWHAHLRNKGRYGSPAARILLQAADTGAHSEAERLFIRLTFHSESGDFHHDRVRQNAITLLGWQVLRFTWLDLTEYPERVIATLRTVISV
- a CDS encoding SDR family oxidoreductase, whose protein sequence is MPTAMITGAGRGLGAAVATALAPTHTLFLAGRPSAQLDEVAQRLGATTWEIDFDDIDAIPAAVEPIVELDVLIHNAGVAYPARVAESTVDEWRATMNVNVIGAVALTLALLPALRAASDGQVVFINSGSGINASPGLASYSASKFALRSFADSLRNDEPGLRVTSVHPGRIATEMQQDLRAYEGRDYNPTDFLSAETVARVTADAVNAPLDAHIHEVIVRPR
- the ggh gene encoding glucosylglycerate hydrolase, whose amino-acid sequence is MPHDPSFAPTQLAARAAYLLRGNDLGAMTTAAPLLYPHMWSWDAAFVAIGLAPLSVERAVVELDTLLSAQWRNGMIPHIVFANGVDGYFPGPARWACSALAADAPRTRHTSGITQPPVHAIAVQRILDHARTRGRSTRAVAEAFLDRRWGDLVRWHRWLAECRDQNGRGRITLYHGWESGMDNSPRWDAAYAKVIPGAVPEYQREDNAIITDSSQRPSDHEYDRYLWLLEEMKSARYDDHLLPKVMSFAVEDVFVSAIFSVACQVLAEIGEDYKRPNADVRDLYSWAERFRAGVIETTDQRTGAARDFDVRADKWVATETVAQFAPLLCGGLPHNRERALLRLLEGPRFCGHPDLKYACIPSTSPVSRDFRPREYWRGPIWPVMTWLFAWCFARRGWAERARVLRHEGLRQASDGTFAEYYEPFTGEPLGSMQQSWTAAAVLDWLG